A window of the Candidatus Lokiarchaeota archaeon genome harbors these coding sequences:
- a CDS encoding sterol carrier protein: MNDEKLVFPSQEWIERYKEILNENEDYEDAASDWEGDFIFEVEADGEIIEEPISFYLDLWHGKCRDAEMVEGDKSAEFTYSGPYKNWKSLFQGEIGPIRGLMARKFKLQGSMSKIMRYTKAASELVSTATKVPTKYIDE; the protein is encoded by the coding sequence ATGAATGATGAGAAACTTGTGTTTCCTTCGCAGGAGTGGATTGAGCGATACAAAGAGATTCTCAACGAAAATGAGGATTATGAGGACGCTGCAAGTGATTGGGAAGGCGACTTCATTTTTGAGGTGGAAGCTGACGGTGAGATCATAGAAGAACCAATCAGCTTCTATTTGGATCTTTGGCATGGTAAGTGCAGGGATGCAGAAATGGTTGAGGGCGACAAATCCGCAGAGTTCACTTATTCTGGTCCATACAAGAACTGGAAATCGCTGTTTCAGGGTGAAATAGGGCCAATTCGCGGCTTGATGGCTAGGAAATTCAAACTCCAAGGATCAATGTCCAAAATAATGAGATATACCAAGGCTGCAAGTGAGCTTGTAAGCACTGCAACAAAGGTTCCAACCAAATACATCGATGAGTAG
- a CDS encoding MFS transporter: protein MSTLERFFGLKDANDRILDLAKTLALFLPLVSATVTLSTTFYTIFVAEAVGNGSYIEGLSVVGILVAVQLAVQTGLDYPTGAIGDWIGQRYIISSAFVCFAAGFYLTSFVTSGTPIVLLIAIYGLQGIGNSQLSGAFQAWFDNNYTAAMPGDQQRKQFGVLWGRVGMLFQIVSTAALIPGSILAAILGRAWVFQLQGVLCGIIAIVVMLAIEDFPEVEAVRPDKPSLEEYTGVLKDGVRYLFSDKWILYVILGGTIVMSTSTVWGQLILFPMYFSYLLTDVAVSSFRTLLFFAGIISQERSGVWSKRFDPETWIPRFRVLQSVGFVFYIAFAAIMQFLPPDPSSNMVTFLFPFTDLVVLQVPSSSILPITMMAITFTVTGFFGGFAQILTQREMVDVVPNKIRNSLYSLSPTISTLLAIPQIVFFGWLIGVAGFPLTLTLCGIISLSGAAVIRHGLNHEKPTLVNGSEKQEDTISIMAEE from the coding sequence ATGAGCACGCTAGAAAGATTCTTCGGCCTCAAGGATGCGAACGATCGGATATTGGATCTAGCTAAGACCCTAGCTTTATTCCTTCCACTGGTTTCAGCTACTGTAACACTGAGCACAACATTCTACACAATTTTCGTGGCTGAAGCAGTTGGAAACGGATCCTACATTGAAGGACTAAGTGTTGTTGGTATTCTTGTGGCTGTTCAGCTGGCTGTTCAGACGGGTCTAGATTATCCTACTGGTGCTATCGGAGATTGGATTGGCCAACGGTACATAATTAGTTCTGCTTTCGTGTGTTTTGCCGCGGGTTTCTATCTGACCTCGTTTGTGACCTCAGGTACTCCTATTGTACTGCTCATAGCCATTTATGGTCTCCAAGGAATAGGAAATTCCCAATTGAGTGGAGCCTTTCAAGCGTGGTTTGACAACAACTACACTGCTGCGATGCCTGGCGATCAGCAAAGGAAACAGTTTGGCGTTCTGTGGGGGCGGGTCGGAATGTTGTTTCAAATTGTTTCTACTGCCGCTCTCATTCCTGGAAGCATTCTCGCTGCTATTCTGGGAAGGGCGTGGGTATTCCAATTGCAGGGTGTTCTCTGTGGGATAATTGCCATCGTTGTCATGTTGGCCATTGAGGATTTCCCAGAAGTAGAAGCGGTTCGACCTGACAAACCCTCACTTGAGGAGTATACTGGTGTTCTGAAGGACGGCGTTCGGTATCTCTTCAGTGACAAATGGATTCTGTATGTCATCCTTGGCGGAACCATCGTGATGAGCACTTCGACTGTTTGGGGCCAACTCATACTGTTCCCGATGTATTTCAGCTATCTATTGACTGATGTTGCTGTTTCAAGCTTCAGGACTCTCTTGTTCTTTGCAGGAATCATATCTCAGGAACGAAGCGGTGTCTGGAGCAAAAGATTCGATCCCGAGACGTGGATTCCACGATTTCGAGTTCTGCAAAGTGTCGGCTTTGTGTTCTATATTGCATTTGCAGCGATAATGCAGTTTCTCCCACCAGACCCCAGCAGCAACATGGTGACGTTCCTGTTTCCGTTTACGGATCTCGTGGTTCTACAAGTGCCTTCGTCAAGTATCCTCCCCATTACAATGATGGCCATAACCTTCACAGTGACAGGCTTCTTTGGGGGATTCGCCCAAATCCTGACTCAGCGGGAAATGGTTGATGTGGTACCCAACAAAATTCGTAACAGTCTGTACTCTCTATCTCCTACTATTTCAACATTGCTAGCAATCCCACAGATTGTGTTCTTCGGCTGGCTAATTGGAGTTGCGGGCTTCCCCCTTACCCTCACCTTGTGTGGAATTATATCTCTTTCAGGAGCAGCTGTCATTCGACATGGGCTTAATCATGAGAAACCTACGCTGGTCAACGGTTCAGAAAAACAGGAAGATACGATATCAATCATGGCTGAGGAGTAG